A window of the Planococcus citri chromosome 4, ihPlaCitr1.1, whole genome shotgun sequence genome harbors these coding sequences:
- the LOC135842302 gene encoding antichymotrypsin-2-like produces MISQKAIILLLFFVLGTKRILVESAPTSIEEDRSRNIERYVAKFNTLFSKFIHDDLKPGENMLFSPLNIYTTLALLHLGSNGETKRELSDALGIPASDAGSTAHQDLGKILNDLQTSNGAEVRIANSVFVQKGLKLKDSYLQDTRNYYKNEAQQVDFKKGGSEATNIVNNWASINTKNRIPQLFKSEIPSETSLLLASALFFNASWQEPFGTWATKDEKFNTGAKQTTVKMMHSKEYVPYMNIEQLGIEAISLPYKNNEFSMAVFLPYENKSVNVFVDGLNTEIQQLITREFSSKRNFVEYKIPRFKFDWKRNINALVMKSGIKKIFKNAELHEMIENSEYLKVSEISHAAEIQVDESGTMASAISYGVEVLMAKHDPEPIKFYVDRPFAFWIYHHKSGIVLFTGIVQNPTV; encoded by the exons atgatttcacaAAAG GCGATAATCTTGCTACTCTTTTTCGTACTCGGAACAAAACGAATTCTGGTGGAATCAGCTCCAACTTCAATAGAAGAAGATCGATCACGA AACATTGAAAGATATGTGGCAAAATTCAACACATTGTTCTCCAAATTCATACATGATGATTTGAAACCAGGAGAAAACATGTTATTTTCTCCTCTAAACATTTACACGACATTGGCACTGCTGCATTTAGGTTCAAATGGAGAAACTAAGAGAGAACTTTCAGATGCTTTAGGAATACCTGCTAGTGACGCTGG ATCTACAGCTCACCAAGACCTGGGTAAAATATTGAACGACCTACAAACATCGAACGGAGCCGAAGTGCGAATCGCGAATTCAGTATTTGTGCAGAAAGGATTGAAACTAAAAGACAGTTACTTACAAGACACCAGAAATTACTACAAAAACGAAGCTCAACAGgttgatttcaaaaaaggaggtTCCGAGGCAACCAACATTGTCAACaa TTGGGCTTCAATCAATACGAAAAACCGCATACctcaattattcaaaagtgaaataCCTTCAGAAACGTCACTGTTACTGGCCAGCGCTTTATTCTTCAATGCCTCTTGGCAAGAGCCATTTGGTACTTGGGCGACCAAAGA cgAAAAATTTAACACCGGAGCGAAACAAACGACAGTTAAAATGATGCATAGTAAAGAATACGTTCCGTACATGAATATTGAACAATTAGGAATCGAAGCGATCAGTCTGCCGTACAAAAATAACGAATTCTCTATGGCTGTTTTCTTACCCTACGAAAATAAATCAGTGAACGTCTTCGTAGATGGTTTAAATACCGAAATTCAGCAACTAATCACTCGAGAGTTCAGCTCGAAGCGCAATTTCGTCGAATATAAAATCCCTCGTTTCAAATTCGATTGGAAGCGGAATATTAATGCCCTCGTAATGAAAtctggtattaaaaaaatattcaaaaatgccGAATTACACGAAATGATCGAGAACTCCGAATACTTGAAAGTATCGGAAATAAGTCACGCGGCTGAAATACAAGTTGATGAAAGCGGCACAATGGCAAGTGCCATAAGTTACGGAGTGGAAGTTCTGATGGCGAAACACGATCCGGAGCCTATCAAATTTTATGTAGATAGACCGTTTGCGTTTTGGATTTATCACCATAAAAGTGGTATTGTTTTGTTTACAGGGATTGTACAAAATCCAACGGTTTAA